From a region of the Streptomyces sp. NBC_01454 genome:
- a CDS encoding MFS transporter: MASAVKDSRSGYGTLLRTPGAWTFLLPGFLARQPFAMLTIGIVLLVQSTTGSYGTAGAVSATTGVAMALFAPQSGKLADRFGQRAVLLPGVLVHAAGVAALITLALAHAPLWALLAVAVPTGASTPQVGPMVRARWAARLGAGPLMPTAAAFESVTDEFTFVVGPVLATALCTGIHPAAGLIAEAVLTLAGGLLFAAQKRSQPAVHRPGAGERPRVSALSVPGVRVLIVAFLGIGAVFGGMQVSLTAFTQHIGQPGINGVLYGIFAGGNMLAGIACGAIAWKIGPRRRLLVAYGLLALATTPLWTVTAVPLLGAVGLVVGLCIAPALITGYTLVETLVPAAARTEAFTWLTGAVALGQAAAATSAGQLADGFGPSTGFLVPLAGTALAFTVLLALRAHLLPRGSAASAEVAAARLPAPAPAGVEDRERELARA, from the coding sequence GTGGCATCCGCGGTCAAGGACTCCCGCTCCGGTTACGGAACACTCCTGCGCACCCCTGGTGCATGGACATTCCTGCTGCCCGGCTTTCTGGCCCGGCAGCCCTTCGCCATGCTGACGATCGGCATCGTGCTGCTCGTCCAGTCCACCACCGGCTCGTACGGCACCGCGGGCGCGGTGTCCGCGACCACCGGCGTCGCGATGGCACTGTTCGCCCCGCAGAGCGGCAAGCTCGCCGACCGCTTCGGCCAGCGCGCGGTGCTGCTCCCCGGCGTACTGGTGCATGCCGCCGGCGTCGCCGCGCTGATCACCCTCGCCCTGGCACACGCCCCGCTGTGGGCGCTGCTCGCGGTGGCCGTCCCCACGGGCGCCTCGACGCCGCAGGTCGGCCCCATGGTGCGGGCCCGCTGGGCGGCCCGGCTCGGCGCCGGCCCGCTGATGCCGACCGCCGCCGCCTTCGAGTCGGTGACCGACGAGTTCACCTTCGTGGTCGGCCCGGTGCTGGCGACCGCGCTGTGCACCGGCATCCACCCGGCGGCCGGACTGATCGCCGAGGCCGTGCTGACGCTGGCCGGCGGGCTGCTGTTCGCCGCGCAGAAGCGCAGCCAGCCGGCGGTGCACCGGCCCGGGGCGGGCGAGCGGCCGCGCGTCTCGGCGCTGTCGGTGCCCGGCGTGCGCGTCCTGATCGTGGCGTTCCTCGGCATCGGCGCCGTCTTCGGCGGGATGCAGGTCTCGCTGACCGCGTTCACCCAGCACATCGGGCAGCCCGGCATCAACGGCGTGCTCTACGGGATCTTCGCGGGCGGCAACATGCTCGCCGGGATCGCCTGCGGCGCGATCGCCTGGAAGATCGGCCCGCGGCGCCGGCTGCTGGTCGCCTACGGGCTGCTGGCGCTGGCCACCACCCCGCTGTGGACGGTGACCGCGGTGCCGCTGCTCGGCGCCGTCGGCCTGGTCGTCGGCCTGTGCATCGCCCCGGCCCTGATCACCGGCTACACCCTCGTGGAGACGCTGGTGCCGGCCGCCGCCCGGACCGAGGCCTTCACCTGGCTGACCGGCGCGGTGGCGCTGGGCCAGGCGGCCGCGGCCACCTCGGCCGGTCAGCTCGCGGACGGCTTCGGGCCGAGCACCGGATTCCTGGTGCCGCTGGCCGGTACGGCGCTGGCCTTCACCGTGCTGCTGGCGCTCCGCGCCCACCTGCTGCCCCGCGGCTCGGCGGCGAGCGCCGAAGTGGCCGCCGCGCGCCTTCCGGCCCCGGCTCCTGCCGGCGTGGAGGACCGCGAGCGGGAGCT